The following coding sequences are from one Capsicum annuum cultivar UCD-10X-F1 chromosome 3, UCD10Xv1.1, whole genome shotgun sequence window:
- the LOC124897253 gene encoding mavicyanin-like, whose product MTSSKSLLYLVFFLSLHFFSGFSTEFTVGGDEGWVIPKDDQLYNQWASKNRFKVNDTLLFAYKKDSVMAVTQEEYEKCKSVHPVYFSNNGKSIFKLDRPGLFYFISGVSGHCERGLKMIVKVLEPASPPQVASETSGPPTSGATKSAKVVVVFVVSLFGVMFV is encoded by the exons ATGACTTCCTCCAAATCTCTTCTGTACTTAGTCTTCTTCCTTTCACTACATTTCTTTAGTGGTTTTTCCACTGAGTTCACTGTTGGTGGCGACGAAGGATGGGTCATTCCTAAAGATGATCAACTATACAATCAATGGGCTTCAAAAAATAGGTTCAAGGTTAATGACACCTTAC TGTTTGCGTACAAAAAAGACTCGGTGATGGCAGTGACTCAAGAAGAGTATGAGAAGTGCAAGTCTGTGCATCCAGTGTATTTCTCCAACAATggaaaatccatattcaaattgGACCGACCCGGCCTGTTTTATTTCATTAGTGGAGTATCGGGCCATTGTGAAAGGGGCCTAAAAATGATTGTCAAAGTATTGGAACCAGCAAGCCCACCTCAAGTTGCAAGTGAAACTTCTGGGCCTCCTACCAGTGGCGCAACTAAGTCGGCTAAAGTTGTTGTGGTGTTTGTGGTTTCATTATTTGGAGTTATGTTTGTCTAA